Proteins encoded in a region of the Vibrio sp. CB1-14 genome:
- a CDS encoding OmpA family protein — MDLVNWQSKDGEFECQLEHQLPNNMGKFYFHAEPNNPLSAVLYLPNKPIQQAELFQLTAPWQTPAQHSMVDRAAKTTKGYAIFDVGIESLLGAVSKGAWVRVSAMSGAQTHSDAYVLPSTRIESAFIRFNACRIALPEMSYQQARDVVLNFEFGQRVVSSEQRRTLESLVSYLTADQSVSKVLVDGHTDNVGSTTSNLQMSRVRADDVASTLMELGAPKSLIEVRAHGARYPVSTNDTEFGQAKNRRVTVRVVRHDSSQSASSMDQKTEVQ, encoded by the coding sequence ATGGATTTGGTTAATTGGCAGTCCAAAGACGGTGAATTTGAGTGCCAACTTGAACATCAGTTGCCAAATAATATGGGGAAGTTTTACTTCCACGCGGAACCAAATAATCCGCTTTCCGCTGTTCTGTATTTACCTAATAAACCTATTCAACAAGCCGAACTATTTCAGCTGACTGCGCCTTGGCAAACTCCGGCACAACACAGCATGGTCGATAGAGCGGCAAAAACCACCAAGGGCTATGCGATTTTCGATGTTGGTATTGAATCGCTACTCGGTGCAGTGAGCAAAGGTGCTTGGGTTCGAGTCAGTGCCATGTCGGGTGCGCAAACGCACAGTGACGCTTACGTATTGCCATCGACTCGCATTGAGTCTGCGTTTATTCGATTCAACGCCTGCCGGATTGCCTTACCAGAAATGAGCTATCAGCAAGCACGCGACGTGGTGCTGAACTTTGAATTTGGTCAGCGTGTGGTATCGAGCGAACAACGTCGTACCTTGGAATCTCTGGTGAGCTATCTCACTGCCGATCAGAGCGTGTCTAAAGTGTTGGTCGATGGGCATACCGACAACGTAGGCAGTACCACTAGTAATTTACAGATGTCTCGTGTGCGAGCTGATGATGTGGCCAGCACTTTGATGGAGCTTGGCGCACCAAAGTCGCTTATCGAAGTCCGTGCTCATGGAGCTCGTTATCCAGTGAGCACCAACGATACCGAATTTGGCCAAGCGAAAAACCGCCGCGTTACTGTGCGCGTAGTCAGACACGATTCTTCACAATCAGCGTCTTCAATGGATCAGAAGACAGAGGTGCAATAA
- the flhB gene encoding flagellar biosynthesis protein FlhB, with the protein MSEQSSQDKTEKASPQKVKKARQEGQIPRAKEFTTAVLFLIVAMFFYSQLPWIWEHISGVFHFNMSLTRHDLENPQQMLEQLGQSLAIIIELLLPLFAVIIIASVGSSLILGGWMFRPANIQPKLSKLNPLSGIKRMFSSRSVVELIKSSLKVAVIFALLYTYLDSNFSQLLGMQKLTLNQGITLVMTILFEGLLLMGVALLIFGVIDIPYQRYEHLKQLKMTKQELKEEYKNNEGRPEVKQRIRQIQQQFARRKIDQAVPKADVVITNPTHYAVALKYDNDLSEAPFVVAKGIDETAMHIQRIARENNVEVLNSPPLTRAIYHTTAIEQAIPSQLYIAVAHILTYVMQLKAFRRGSGKKPMPLPSFTIPKHLQH; encoded by the coding sequence ATGAGTGAGCAATCGAGCCAGGACAAAACCGAGAAAGCCTCGCCCCAGAAAGTCAAAAAGGCGAGGCAAGAAGGCCAAATACCCCGCGCCAAAGAGTTCACCACTGCGGTGCTATTTTTGATTGTGGCGATGTTTTTCTACAGCCAACTGCCTTGGATTTGGGAGCACATCTCTGGGGTGTTTCACTTCAATATGTCGCTAACACGCCACGATTTAGAAAACCCACAACAAATGCTCGAGCAGCTTGGACAAAGTCTGGCGATCATCATTGAGCTGTTGCTACCGCTGTTTGCCGTCATCATCATTGCCTCCGTTGGCAGCAGTTTGATTTTGGGCGGCTGGATGTTTCGACCAGCCAATATTCAGCCAAAGCTGAGTAAGCTCAACCCACTGTCAGGCATCAAGCGCATGTTCTCTTCGCGCTCAGTGGTTGAGCTCATTAAATCCTCACTCAAAGTCGCGGTGATTTTTGCCCTGCTTTATACCTATCTCGACAGCAATTTTTCGCAGCTGCTTGGGATGCAAAAGCTGACGTTAAATCAGGGCATTACCCTAGTCATGACTATCTTGTTTGAAGGCTTGCTCCTGATGGGCGTAGCCCTGCTGATTTTTGGGGTAATTGATATTCCCTACCAGCGTTACGAGCACCTAAAGCAGCTCAAAATGACCAAACAAGAGCTCAAAGAAGAATATAAGAACAACGAAGGTCGACCAGAGGTCAAACAGCGTATTCGCCAAATCCAGCAACAGTTCGCTCGTCGCAAAATCGACCAAGCGGTACCGAAAGCCGATGTGGTGATCACCAACCCGACTCACTACGCGGTCGCTCTCAAATACGACAATGATTTATCAGAAGCGCCATTTGTGGTCGCCAAAGGCATCGATGAAACCGCAATGCACATTCAGCGCATTGCCAGAGAAAACAATGTGGAGGTACTTAACTCACCGCCACTCACTCGTGCCATTTACCATACCACTGCGATAGAGCAAGCCATACCCAGCCAGCTCTATATCGCCGTGGCGCACATACTGACTTACGTCATGCAGCTCAAAGCATTTCGTCGCGGCAGCGGTAAAAAACCGATGCCGCTACCGTCGTTTACTATCCCTAAGCACTTGCAGCATTAA
- the fliE gene encoding flagellar hook-basal body complex protein FliE — MAMQPINNAVSAEQLMLTKMQAMQQQVQPDFMVTNNPMDTQKVNQPLAFSGAMKNVLDMVNEHQSLASKKMTAVETGQSDDLVGAMIASQKASLSFSALMQVRNKVVASFEDVMKMPV; from the coding sequence ATGGCGATGCAACCTATCAATAATGCCGTATCTGCAGAGCAGTTGATGCTGACCAAGATGCAAGCGATGCAGCAGCAAGTTCAACCGGACTTTATGGTGACCAACAATCCAATGGACACTCAAAAGGTCAATCAACCGTTGGCATTTTCTGGTGCGATGAAAAACGTTTTGGATATGGTCAATGAGCACCAATCGCTAGCGTCGAAGAAAATGACGGCGGTGGAAACGGGTCAAAGTGATGACTTGGTGGGCGCGATGATCGCCAGTCAAAAAGCCAGCTTGTCGTTCTCGGCACTGATGCAGGTTCGCAACAAGGTTGTGGCGTCATTTGAAGATGTCATGAAGATGCCGGTGTAA
- the fliP gene encoding flagellar type III secretion system pore protein FliP (The bacterial flagellar biogenesis protein FliP forms a type III secretion system (T3SS)-type pore required for flagellar assembly.) produces the protein MLSLRTQTIPTSRWRALASIFVIGVLLLVSSQPAWAENGLTFLTVNDGQSEQEYSVKLQILLLMTALSFLPAFLLMATSFTRIIVVLAILRQALGLQQSPPNRVLIGIALCLSILIMRPVWSDVYENAFLPYDQGEITLMQAFSTAEKPVRHFMLAQTQRNSLEQMLRIANEPVDSNVEEISFAIVLPAFVISELKTAFQIGFMLFIPFLIIDLVVASVLMAMGMMMLSPLIVSLPFKLVVFVLVDGWAMTVGTLSASFSTG, from the coding sequence ATGTTGAGTTTACGCACTCAGACAATTCCTACGTCAAGATGGCGCGCACTCGCCTCGATCTTTGTGATTGGCGTGCTGCTATTGGTCAGCAGCCAGCCTGCCTGGGCTGAGAATGGACTGACTTTTTTGACCGTCAACGATGGTCAGTCGGAGCAAGAGTACAGCGTTAAGCTGCAAATTTTGCTGCTAATGACAGCACTGAGCTTTCTGCCAGCATTCTTGCTGATGGCCACCAGCTTCACGCGCATCATTGTTGTGTTGGCCATCTTGCGTCAGGCTCTCGGCTTACAGCAAAGCCCGCCCAACCGAGTGCTGATTGGTATTGCCCTGTGTTTGAGTATTCTCATCATGCGACCTGTCTGGAGCGATGTGTATGAGAATGCGTTTTTGCCCTACGACCAGGGTGAAATCACTTTGATGCAAGCGTTCTCAACCGCAGAAAAGCCGGTTCGTCACTTTATGTTGGCGCAGACCCAGCGCAACTCGCTTGAACAAATGTTGCGCATTGCCAATGAACCCGTTGACTCTAATGTTGAAGAAATCTCGTTTGCGATAGTGCTCCCCGCGTTTGTTATCAGTGAGCTAAAAACCGCGTTTCAAATTGGCTTTATGCTGTTTATTCCTTTTTTGATCATCGACTTAGTCGTGGCCAGCGTGTTGATGGCCATGGGTATGATGATGCTGTCGCCGCTGATTGTATCACTGCCATTTAAATTGGTGGTGTTCGTATTGGTCGATGGCTGGGCGATGACGGTAGGCACACTGTCTGCCAGTTTTAGTACCGGGTAA
- the fliQ gene encoding flagellar biosynthesis protein FliQ, translating to MTPEMTVALFSNAVWLIITMVMVLVVPGLLVGLVIAVFQAATQIQEQTLSFLPKLLATLLMVIFAGHWMLRKLMELFDYLFHNIPGMIG from the coding sequence ATGACCCCAGAAATGACCGTCGCGCTGTTCTCTAACGCCGTTTGGCTCATCATCACTATGGTGATGGTACTCGTGGTACCCGGACTCTTGGTTGGTTTAGTGATTGCGGTGTTTCAGGCTGCAACACAGATCCAAGAACAAACATTAAGTTTTCTCCCTAAGCTTTTAGCTACTTTGCTGATGGTGATCTTCGCCGGTCACTGGATGCTTCGAAAGCTGATGGAATTATTCGACTACTTGTTCCACAACATTCCAGGGATGATTGGTTGA
- a CDS encoding FliM/FliN family flagellar motor switch protein: protein MDEQIVTEPDSVQALNVELLGKPIHIIKNKLESIINSSQQYLTNELQAWLKTPNIHVELTDIQLSTLGANLLDSRNCAAQKHANQGALYVSVEPMMLMRLSDEFYGAGIERSQAELTNSDVRLLQRISKHVANWIAPNDTWQTQELETLTGIGIVATLTIQMQNKQAPLTMVLDSDLIQTLVSELELTANPELASEFCQALHTTPVKLNVQLSKNVMPLTQVLDLKPDDILPIELLNHAPVNIGKQTLFTGRVAEQDGQLVLILNEDKETHR, encoded by the coding sequence ATGGATGAACAAATTGTAACCGAACCAGATTCTGTTCAAGCACTAAATGTTGAATTATTAGGCAAGCCTATTCATATCATCAAAAATAAGCTTGAGTCGATTATTAATAGCTCACAGCAATATTTAACCAATGAGCTTCAAGCTTGGTTAAAAACGCCTAACATTCATGTCGAACTGACTGACATTCAGCTCAGTACGCTAGGTGCAAATCTACTTGATAGCCGCAACTGCGCAGCGCAAAAGCACGCCAATCAAGGCGCGTTGTATGTCTCTGTTGAGCCTATGATGCTCATGAGACTCTCCGATGAATTCTACGGTGCAGGCATCGAGCGCAGTCAAGCTGAGCTCACCAACAGCGATGTTCGTTTGCTGCAACGCATTAGCAAACATGTAGCGAACTGGATTGCCCCAAATGACACTTGGCAAACGCAAGAACTCGAAACCCTAACTGGGATTGGCATTGTCGCCACCCTCACTATTCAAATGCAAAATAAGCAGGCGCCCCTAACCATGGTGTTGGATAGCGATCTGATTCAGACCTTGGTCAGCGAACTTGAGCTTACGGCCAACCCAGAGCTTGCCAGCGAATTTTGTCAGGCACTGCACACCACGCCAGTCAAACTGAATGTGCAGCTTAGCAAGAATGTCATGCCACTGACTCAGGTACTCGATCTCAAGCCAGACGACATTCTACCCATCGAATTACTTAACCACGCCCCAGTTAACATCGGCAAACAAACGCTGTTTACGGGTCGAGTCGCCGAACAAGACGGCCAACTGGTACTGATTTTAAACGAAGATAAGGAAACCCACCGATGA
- the fliR gene encoding flagellar biosynthetic protein FliR, which translates to MPITFAEISQWLGQLWWPFFRIGAAFLAMPFFGDALIPVWVRALLALSIVVITAPLMPAMPAVDLFSMTSLFLAFEQAMWGVFFGLILHLFFNIFTMLGQIVSLQMGLGMAIMNDPVNGLSVAILGRIFLLLCTLLFLALEGHLLVIDILVQSFVIWPVGSGLSVFSLDSLVSLFGWMFASALALALPAIVSMLLANISFGVMNRAAPSLNVYALGFPMTMLLGLFSILITVSGIPSRYTALVHETLSYLNLFMVGGA; encoded by the coding sequence ATGCCAATTACGTTCGCCGAAATTTCACAATGGCTCGGCCAATTATGGTGGCCCTTTTTCAGGATTGGGGCTGCTTTTTTGGCCATGCCATTTTTCGGCGACGCGTTAATTCCGGTATGGGTACGAGCGCTGCTCGCCCTATCGATAGTGGTGATCACCGCACCACTGATGCCAGCGATGCCTGCTGTCGACTTATTCTCGATGACGTCGCTGTTTCTCGCCTTTGAGCAAGCCATGTGGGGCGTGTTCTTTGGCCTTATCCTGCACCTATTTTTCAATATCTTCACCATGCTGGGACAGATAGTGTCACTGCAAATGGGTCTCGGTATGGCCATCATGAACGATCCGGTCAATGGCCTATCGGTCGCCATTCTCGGTCGCATCTTTTTGCTTCTATGTACCTTGCTGTTTTTGGCGCTCGAAGGCCATCTTCTGGTGATCGACATTCTGGTGCAAAGCTTTGTCATTTGGCCGGTAGGTTCCGGATTATCGGTGTTCTCACTTGATAGCTTGGTCTCGCTGTTTGGCTGGATGTTCGCATCTGCATTGGCACTGGCGCTGCCGGCGATTGTGTCTATGCTGCTTGCCAACATCAGTTTTGGTGTCATGAACCGCGCCGCGCCTAGTTTGAACGTCTACGCGCTTGGTTTTCCCATGACCATGTTACTGGGTCTATTTAGTATTTTGATCACGGTGAGCGGTATCCCAAGTCGCTATACCGCGCTGGTGCACGAGACGCTGTCTTACCTCAACCTGTTTATGGTGGGCGGCGCATGA
- the fliF gene encoding flagellar basal-body MS-ring/collar protein FliF yields MSELAPQTATMPGSIDVAPKSASKTDDVQARLKKLWSSSQRNLVLSAVLAAIVAAIIVVALWSSSQSYRPLYSQQERFDIGEIVSVLESEGIAYRLQEQNGQVLVAEGQVAKIRMLLAAKGVKAQLPTGLDSLKEDSSLGTSQFMENARYRHGLEGELVRTIISLNAISNARVHLAIPRQTLFVRQQGEDPSASVMIELKPGEDLKPDQVEAIINLVVGSVTGMKSESVSVIDQYGRLLSADVASAATGKVNAKYLEYQKNVEKQIIQRAADMLTPIVGPSNFRVQVAADMDFSQVEETQEILDSNPVVRNEHSIQNNTVDKIALGIPGSLSNQPPVTGEVPTNDSQNTNARSELNRQYAVGSSVRRTQYQQGQIDKLSVSVLLNETAAPNGTAWTPAERAQISTMITDAVGISTERGDSLSLMSFNFTPIEIEAPPAMPWWQDPTVQQPLRYVIGGMLGMAMIFFVLRPLIMHLTGADRRGHELEFAEPQEEEYQENIQTREEREREERLNRKLTERGIESTSSGLDASSDMLPPPGSPLELQLKHLQLIATEEPERVAEVLKQWVNVNENSTVNASNA; encoded by the coding sequence ATGTCTGAATTAGCCCCTCAAACGGCGACCATGCCGGGCTCTATTGATGTCGCGCCTAAGTCGGCATCCAAAACAGATGATGTTCAAGCCAGACTGAAAAAACTGTGGTCAAGCTCGCAGCGCAACCTTGTATTGTCTGCTGTGTTGGCAGCGATTGTTGCGGCGATCATTGTCGTCGCGTTATGGAGTTCATCGCAAAGCTATCGTCCGCTGTATAGCCAGCAAGAGCGTTTTGATATTGGCGAAATTGTCTCGGTGTTGGAGTCGGAAGGTATCGCTTATCGTCTTCAAGAGCAAAACGGCCAAGTGCTTGTTGCCGAAGGGCAAGTTGCCAAGATTCGCATGCTACTTGCAGCGAAAGGCGTTAAAGCTCAGTTGCCAACAGGTCTGGACTCTCTTAAGGAAGACAGCTCACTCGGTACCAGCCAATTTATGGAAAACGCGCGCTATCGTCATGGTTTGGAAGGGGAGTTGGTTCGAACTATTATCTCTCTTAATGCCATCTCCAATGCTCGTGTGCATTTAGCCATTCCAAGACAAACCCTGTTTGTGCGCCAGCAAGGTGAAGATCCTTCGGCGTCGGTGATGATTGAGCTAAAACCGGGTGAAGATCTCAAGCCGGATCAAGTGGAAGCGATCATCAATTTGGTGGTGGGCAGTGTCACTGGGATGAAGTCTGAATCGGTATCGGTTATCGACCAATACGGCCGCTTGCTCAGTGCTGATGTTGCTTCGGCGGCAACCGGTAAGGTGAATGCGAAATATCTGGAGTATCAAAAGAACGTTGAGAAGCAGATCATCCAGCGCGCGGCGGACATGTTAACGCCGATTGTCGGGCCAAGTAACTTCCGTGTCCAAGTGGCGGCGGATATGGACTTCAGTCAAGTTGAAGAGACTCAAGAAATTCTCGATTCCAACCCGGTGGTACGTAACGAGCACAGCATTCAGAATAACACGGTTGATAAGATTGCTCTCGGTATCCCTGGCTCTTTGAGTAACCAACCGCCAGTCACGGGTGAAGTGCCAACCAACGACAGTCAAAATACCAACGCACGTAGTGAGCTGAATCGTCAGTATGCGGTCGGTAGTAGCGTTCGTCGCACTCAGTACCAACAAGGTCAAATCGATAAGTTAAGTGTTTCTGTTCTACTTAACGAGACCGCGGCGCCAAATGGCACAGCCTGGACACCGGCAGAGCGTGCACAAATTTCTACCATGATCACCGATGCAGTGGGCATCTCTACCGAGCGTGGCGATAGTTTGAGTTTGATGAGCTTTAATTTCACGCCAATCGAGATTGAAGCGCCGCCAGCGATGCCTTGGTGGCAAGATCCGACGGTTCAGCAGCCACTGCGCTACGTGATTGGCGGCATGCTTGGCATGGCAATGATCTTCTTTGTGCTGCGTCCACTGATCATGCATTTAACCGGTGCAGACAGACGTGGGCATGAACTGGAGTTTGCGGAGCCTCAAGAAGAAGAGTACCAAGAAAACATTCAAACTCGCGAAGAGCGTGAGCGCGAAGAACGTCTCAACCGCAAGCTAACGGAGCGCGGAATTGAGTCGACATCGTCCGGACTTGATGCGAGCAGCGATATGTTGCCACCGCCGGGATCACCGCTTGAACTGCAATTGAAACATCTACAACTTATCGCGACCGAAGAGCCGGAGCGCGTGGCCGAAGTCCTTAAACAATGGGTAAACGTCAATGAAAACAGCACAGTCAACGCCAGCAACGCTTAG
- a CDS encoding sigma-54 dependent transcriptional regulator yields MHKDILFVEPCDINAAPIIDLLTEQGFSVTHVKTGRAALLQDKATISLISSALPDMSVREWIACHQRKSNPGVAIAIVEQDQGILAAEAMKAGATDYLLRPFEGAQLLSLIQRVEALEKPMANIVAESWRSKQVLQLAHRAACTSASVLVTGESGTGKEVLARYVHDQSPRSNQPFVAVNCAAIPESMLEAVLFGHVKGAFTGATGSQSGKFEEANGGTILLDEIGEMSPAVQAKLLRVLQEREVERVGSHKAIALDIRVIAATNKDLREEVRKGQFREDLYYRLDVLPLHWPPLRDRKEDILPISQFFINKYKEHSNCHLSADAEQALCHYHWPGNIRELENVIQRALVMRHGDYITAHDLMLPVELPTASVAIHQGMGKQGMGHVEVKKQAEFQFILEKLRQFGGNRTKTADALGVTTRALRYKLAAMREQGIDLQSAIGSAA; encoded by the coding sequence ATGCATAAGGATATTCTCTTCGTTGAGCCTTGCGACATCAATGCCGCGCCAATAATCGACTTGCTTACAGAGCAGGGCTTTAGTGTGACGCATGTGAAAACAGGCCGTGCGGCACTGCTCCAGGATAAAGCCACCATCAGCTTAATCAGCTCGGCGCTGCCGGACATGAGTGTTCGTGAATGGATCGCTTGTCATCAACGTAAGTCCAATCCGGGTGTAGCGATTGCCATTGTTGAACAAGACCAAGGGATTTTGGCTGCGGAAGCGATGAAAGCGGGTGCGACGGATTACCTATTACGTCCATTTGAAGGCGCGCAGCTGCTTAGTCTTATTCAGCGCGTGGAAGCGCTGGAAAAACCGATGGCTAACATCGTGGCGGAATCATGGCGCAGTAAACAAGTACTACAACTGGCGCATCGTGCCGCTTGTACTAGTGCTAGTGTATTGGTCACTGGAGAGTCGGGTACCGGTAAAGAAGTATTGGCTCGCTATGTTCACGATCAATCTCCGCGCAGCAATCAGCCTTTTGTAGCAGTGAACTGCGCGGCGATCCCAGAATCGATGCTAGAAGCGGTGCTGTTTGGTCACGTTAAAGGTGCCTTTACCGGAGCGACAGGCTCTCAGTCGGGTAAGTTTGAAGAGGCCAACGGAGGCACTATCTTGCTCGATGAAATTGGTGAAATGTCACCAGCTGTACAAGCTAAGTTACTGCGTGTGCTTCAAGAGCGCGAGGTTGAGCGTGTCGGTAGCCACAAAGCGATCGCTTTAGATATTCGTGTGATTGCCGCGACTAACAAAGACCTGCGTGAGGAAGTGCGCAAAGGTCAATTCCGAGAAGATCTCTATTACCGCTTAGATGTGCTGCCACTGCACTGGCCACCACTGCGTGATCGCAAAGAAGACATCTTGCCGATCAGCCAATTCTTCATCAACAAATACAAAGAGCATAGCAATTGCCATTTATCGGCGGATGCCGAGCAAGCGCTGTGTCACTACCACTGGCCAGGTAATATCCGTGAGCTTGAAAATGTCATTCAGCGCGCCTTAGTCATGCGCCACGGCGACTACATTACTGCGCACGATTTGATGCTGCCAGTCGAACTGCCAACGGCGAGCGTCGCTATCCATCAAGGGATGGGAAAACAAGGTATGGGGCATGTGGAAGTGAAAAAGCAGGCCGAGTTCCAGTTTATTCTCGAAAAGTTGCGCCAATTTGGCGGTAACCGCACTAAAACGGCGGATGCGCTTGGGGTAACCACACGTGCACTGCGCTACAAGCTAGCCGCGATGCGCGAGCAAGGAATTGATTTACAGTCAGCCATCGGCTCGGCTGCATAA
- the fliN gene encoding flagellar motor switch protein FliN — translation MSESLDQTAFDSNDLQFDDFELEDFDTDTPVAAAPNTATRNLDFFKNIPVTVTLEVASKEVALGDLMTAGEGSIIELDKLNGEPLDVKVNGSLMGHAEVVVVNDKYGLRLIDVVESALTSMGK, via the coding sequence ATGAGCGAATCGCTAGATCAGACGGCTTTCGATAGCAACGATTTACAGTTCGATGATTTTGAACTGGAAGATTTCGATACCGATACGCCAGTTGCTGCCGCGCCGAACACCGCGACACGCAATCTGGATTTTTTCAAAAACATTCCTGTTACCGTGACGCTGGAAGTCGCCAGCAAAGAGGTTGCCCTTGGCGATCTCATGACTGCAGGAGAAGGCAGCATTATTGAGTTAGATAAACTTAACGGTGAACCACTGGATGTGAAAGTGAACGGCTCCCTAATGGGACATGCTGAAGTTGTGGTCGTCAATGATAAGTACGGTCTACGTCTTATCGACGTGGTGGAATCGGCTCTCACCTCCATGGGTAAGTAG
- the flhA gene encoding flagellar biosynthesis protein FlhA — protein MLNRLHQLRRSGKGYIGIPIVLLMILAMVILPLPPLLLDALFTFNIVLAILVLLVSTTAKRPLDFSIFPTILLIATLMRLTLNVASTRVVLLEGHNGGDAAGKVIQAFGEVVIGGNYVVGMVIFVILMIINFVVITKGGERISEVSARFTLDALPGKQMAIDADLNAGLIDQESARTRRKEVANEADFHGSMDGASKFVRGDAVAGLMILFINIIGGISIGVFEHGLPASEAFKTYALLTIGDGLVAQIPSLLLATAAAIIVTRINDSDSDMADTMQKQLLATPATLYTVSAIMLIIGLVPGMPHLAFFTFSAVLAFAGWKQSKAPNDDPQLDEVEAISHAMQNDNELPLSWDDIPHVQSLSLALGYRLVHLVNKEQGAPVLQRIRGVRKNLSEQVGFLLPEVRIRDNLSLKPNQYTVALNGEIIEEGFIEPDRLMAIAVGETYGEVDGILGSDPAYHLPAVWIEHNDKAKALNMGYQVVDDATVIATHISKVMKSHLAELFTHDDVDAMNLRLTQQAPKLAEALGAALNPAQQLKVYRQLLLDQVPLKDIRTIANTMLESAENTKEPILLASDVRCALRRTLVNLVAGQRKELNVYALSDELEQMLMQSLHQAQANGNVILDSFPIEPNILSQFQQNLPLIQQQLKQQGLAPILLVMPQLRPLIARYARTFSQGLAVLSYNEIPESKQINVVGNLG, from the coding sequence ATGTTGAATCGTCTTCATCAACTTAGACGCTCAGGAAAAGGATACATTGGCATTCCCATTGTATTGCTGATGATTTTGGCCATGGTGATTTTGCCATTGCCACCTTTGCTACTGGATGCCCTGTTTACCTTCAACATCGTACTGGCGATTTTGGTACTTTTGGTGAGTACCACCGCGAAGCGTCCACTCGACTTTTCTATATTCCCAACCATATTGCTTATCGCGACCTTGATGCGTTTGACGCTCAACGTGGCCTCGACACGTGTTGTGTTGCTTGAAGGCCACAACGGCGGTGATGCTGCGGGTAAGGTAATTCAAGCGTTTGGTGAAGTGGTGATCGGCGGCAACTATGTGGTCGGTATGGTAATTTTCGTCATCTTGATGATCATTAACTTTGTGGTGATCACCAAAGGTGGTGAGCGCATTTCTGAAGTATCGGCGCGCTTTACCCTTGATGCCCTACCGGGTAAGCAAATGGCGATCGACGCAGACTTGAATGCGGGTCTTATCGACCAAGAGTCCGCACGCACGAGGCGTAAAGAAGTCGCCAACGAAGCGGACTTCCATGGCTCGATGGATGGTGCATCCAAGTTTGTGCGCGGCGATGCGGTAGCCGGTTTGATGATCCTGTTCATCAACATCATTGGTGGTATCAGCATTGGTGTGTTTGAGCACGGACTGCCTGCATCGGAAGCGTTTAAAACCTACGCCCTACTGACCATCGGTGATGGCTTGGTAGCTCAGATTCCATCGCTACTGCTTGCGACCGCTGCTGCCATTATTGTGACGCGCATTAATGACAGCGACAGCGATATGGCTGACACCATGCAAAAGCAGCTGTTGGCAACACCAGCCACGCTGTACACCGTTTCGGCGATCATGTTGATTATTGGTCTAGTGCCAGGCATGCCACACTTGGCCTTCTTTACCTTTTCCGCCGTTTTAGCCTTTGCGGGCTGGAAGCAATCGAAAGCGCCCAATGATGATCCGCAGCTTGATGAAGTCGAAGCCATTAGCCATGCGATGCAAAACGACAACGAGCTTCCACTCTCTTGGGATGATATTCCCCATGTGCAAAGTTTGTCGCTCGCGCTTGGGTATCGTTTGGTGCATTTGGTGAATAAAGAGCAAGGCGCACCGGTACTGCAGCGTATTCGCGGAGTACGGAAGAACCTTTCAGAGCAAGTGGGCTTTTTGCTGCCAGAAGTGCGCATTCGCGACAATCTAAGCTTAAAACCCAACCAGTACACCGTTGCACTTAACGGTGAGATCATCGAAGAAGGCTTTATCGAGCCAGACCGCCTCATGGCGATTGCTGTGGGCGAAACCTATGGCGAAGTCGACGGTATCTTGGGTAGCGATCCTGCTTATCATCTGCCTGCAGTTTGGATTGAGCACAACGACAAAGCCAAAGCGCTCAACATGGGTTATCAAGTGGTGGACGACGCTACCGTGATTGCCACCCACATCAGCAAAGTGATGAAATCCCATCTTGCGGAGCTATTTACCCACGACGATGTTGACGCAATGAACCTGCGTTTAACCCAACAAGCGCCCAAGCTTGCAGAAGCTCTTGGTGCAGCTTTAAACCCAGCACAGCAGTTAAAGGTGTACAGGCAACTGCTGCTCGATCAGGTACCACTAAAAGACATTCGCACCATTGCCAATACTATGTTGGAGTCGGCAGAAAATACCAAAGAGCCGATCTTGCTTGCCTCGGACGTGCGCTGTGCATTGCGCCGCACTCTGGTTAACCTCGTCGCAGGCCAGCGCAAAGAGCTCAACGTTTACGCGCTTTCCGATGAGTTAGAACAAATGCTTATGCAGTCACTGCATCAAGCTCAAGCGAATGGTAATGTGATTCTGGATAGCTTCCCGATTGAACCGAATATTTTGAGTCAGTTCCAACAGAATCTGCCTCTGATACAACAGCAGCTAAAGCAGCAAGGATTGGCACCAATACTCTTGGTGATGCCGCAGCTAAGGCCGCTGATTGCGCGCTATGCCCGCACCTTCTCCCAGGGATTGGCCGTGTTGTCATACAACGAAATCCCTGAAAGCAAACAAATCAACGTGGTAGGAAACCTTGGATAA